In one window of Chryseobacterium phocaeense DNA:
- a CDS encoding T9SS type A sorting domain-containing protein, with protein sequence MKKFYVGAYTLCTLVGLSAQEVLWQKDIKSSTQDFLSQVTTTIDQQYLITGSSIQTGSLREPQGTGKQNNGYDFHLVKLNQQGEQVWEKYFSGQNHDYLSASVATQEGGFLIAGTSYSGKGLDKKEDSKGGADIWLIRLNEFGDELWQKTLGSASDEEARSVIQTTDFGFFVAGNVQNSSKGYGSKDVLIVKLDKDGKIVSESVFGGKGLDEVEKIIPTRDGGALLGIYSRSNAVQSKMSNVQSTGSTNTPDTRHFTSVQKSSDNFGEGDYWIVKLDKSGKTEWEKNFGGKGDDHLRTLALTSAGYLIAGESRSERSGNKSVGIEEGTDLWLISLNERGEEIWQKSYNFGNRDILMGASVLHSADDKSSKGILLGGYTQAEVRIEAEDETFWMLYLDQEGNEQWRKHVKGESRKREERLSDIKLNRDGSIILAGTSAEELGKENWKIVKLGDSQINKLIEKQDIKIYPNPVSEYAYVEIGFEFKEADILLYDMGGRQLQSLKTKNKVTKINTQNLVQGAYLVTIKTDTNKTANAKLIKK encoded by the coding sequence ATGAAGAAATTCTATGTTGGTGCATATACTTTATGCACGCTTGTTGGGCTGTCTGCCCAGGAAGTATTGTGGCAGAAAGATATCAAATCTTCTACCCAGGATTTTTTAAGCCAGGTAACCACAACTATTGATCAGCAGTATCTGATAACCGGAAGTTCTATTCAGACAGGTTCCCTTCGAGAGCCTCAGGGAACAGGAAAGCAGAATAATGGTTACGATTTTCATTTAGTAAAACTCAATCAACAGGGTGAGCAGGTCTGGGAAAAATATTTCTCCGGACAAAACCACGATTATCTTTCCGCTTCTGTAGCAACTCAGGAAGGAGGATTCCTGATTGCAGGAACTTCTTACTCTGGAAAAGGTCTGGATAAAAAAGAAGATTCCAAAGGAGGAGCGGATATCTGGCTGATCAGACTGAATGAATTTGGAGATGAATTATGGCAGAAAACTTTAGGATCAGCATCTGATGAGGAAGCAAGATCGGTTATTCAGACTACAGATTTTGGATTTTTTGTCGCTGGTAATGTACAGAACTCTTCAAAAGGTTACGGATCAAAAGATGTTTTGATTGTAAAGCTTGATAAGGACGGTAAAATTGTGTCAGAATCCGTATTTGGAGGAAAAGGATTGGATGAAGTAGAGAAAATAATTCCAACCAGAGATGGCGGTGCTTTGTTGGGGATCTATTCCAGAAGTAATGCTGTACAAAGTAAAATGTCTAATGTACAAAGTACAGGCAGCACCAATACACCCGACACCCGACATTTTACCTCTGTACAAAAATCTTCAGATAACTTCGGTGAAGGCGATTACTGGATTGTAAAACTTGATAAATCCGGAAAAACAGAATGGGAAAAGAACTTTGGAGGAAAAGGAGATGATCATCTGAGAACACTGGCTTTAACATCAGCAGGATATTTAATCGCTGGAGAATCCAGATCCGAACGATCAGGGAATAAATCGGTTGGAATTGAAGAGGGAACGGACCTGTGGCTGATTTCCTTAAATGAAAGAGGTGAAGAGATCTGGCAGAAATCTTACAATTTTGGGAACCGTGATATTCTGATGGGAGCGAGCGTGCTTCATTCCGCAGATGATAAGTCTTCTAAAGGAATTCTTTTAGGCGGTTATACCCAGGCTGAAGTAAGGATTGAGGCAGAGGATGAAACCTTCTGGATGCTGTATCTGGATCAGGAGGGTAATGAACAATGGAGAAAACATGTAAAAGGAGAATCCAGAAAAAGAGAAGAGAGACTTTCGGATATAAAACTGAACAGGGATGGCTCAATTATTCTTGCAGGAACCAGTGCAGAGGAATTAGGAAAAGAAAACTGGAAAATTGTGAAGCTGGGAGACAGTCAGATCAATAAGCTGATTGAAAAGCAGGATATTAAAATCTATCCGAATCCGGTTTCAGAGTATGCTTATGTGGAAATAGGTTTCGAATTCAAAGAGGCTGATATTTTATTGTATGATATGGGCGGAAGACAGCTTCAGAGCTTGAAGACTAAGAATAAGGTGACGAAAATAAATACACAGAATTTGGTTCAGGGGGCATATCTGGTGACGATAAAGACGGATACGAATAAAACGGCGAATGCTAAACTGATTAAAAAATAA
- a CDS encoding NTF2 fold immunity protein encodes MKNYILLFILFSCCENRTRNKSEIVGSDKEIALILAERKWNEVYGKSQISGQKPFVAEKKNDSIWIVHGTFPKSVAIGGVAYAEINVKTKEVIEYTHGK; translated from the coding sequence ATGAAAAACTACATCTTATTATTCATCTTATTTTCTTGTTGTGAGAATAGAACAAGAAACAAAAGCGAAATCGTTGGATCTGATAAAGAGATTGCACTTATTCTTGCTGAAAGAAAATGGAACGAAGTTTATGGTAAATCTCAAATTAGTGGGCAAAAACCATTCGTTGCGGAAAAGAAAAACGACAGTATCTGGATTGTGCATGGAACATTTCCTAAATCAGTAGCAATAGGAGGTGTTGCCTATGCTGAAATAAATGTAAAAACCAAAGAAGTGATTGAATATACGCATGGAAAATAG
- a CDS encoding outer membrane protein assembly factor BamD, which produces MMSIELQKAKDLVDNEQYELAIISLENLNELSWKEEQYRLLFLAYSLYMVKKYNLAIDTADKLLLMNNNNEYASQIKYLSCCGLEDYDNALNEIINFLSYNATNLYKVTLEELLTDIKEGFINEETTVYKIQELALRNNVSL; this is translated from the coding sequence ATGATGAGTATTGAATTGCAAAAAGCCAAAGATTTAGTAGATAATGAACAATATGAACTAGCCATTATTTCTTTAGAAAATTTGAATGAATTATCTTGGAAGGAAGAGCAGTATAGGTTGCTGTTTTTAGCATATTCCTTGTATATGGTAAAAAAATATAATCTAGCCATTGATACAGCTGATAAATTATTACTTATGAACAACAATAATGAATATGCGTCTCAAATAAAATATTTATCTTGTTGTGGACTAGAAGATTATGATAATGCTTTGAATGAAATCATCAATTTTTTATCTTATAATGCAACTAATCTTTATAAAGTAACATTGGAAGAATTATTAACTGATATAAAAGAAGGGTTTATTAATGAAGAAACTACCGTTTATAAGATACAAGAGCTGGCATTAAGAAATAATGTTAGCCTTTAG
- a CDS encoding sterol desaturase family protein has product MGLNGLDFSGYLDIFWQFSWLQWAIFSLLSNILLFLFSIGLFAFIEKTCPKPQLQEQSHPVTGSDFYLSLLTIICNSFVMLLGAFLWKTGWISLDGNQSVTSVLLETLALILLMDLLMYFFHYAAHLPFVYKMLHGRHHEHVSTNFLSLFVLHPFETIGFGVMILALLICYDFSIASISLYLMINLIWGTIGHLNREFFPASFDRLFVGTTRFHNQHHVTENKNFGFYTSIWDRIFGTYL; this is encoded by the coding sequence ATGGGTCTTAATGGATTAGATTTTTCAGGTTATTTAGATATATTCTGGCAGTTTTCATGGCTGCAGTGGGCGATATTCAGTTTGCTGTCGAATATTCTTTTGTTCCTGTTTTCAATAGGCCTTTTTGCTTTCATTGAAAAGACATGTCCCAAACCACAGCTTCAGGAACAAAGCCATCCTGTCACCGGATCAGATTTTTATCTAAGCCTTCTCACCATTATCTGCAATAGTTTTGTTATGCTTTTAGGGGCTTTTTTATGGAAAACAGGCTGGATCAGTCTTGATGGTAATCAGTCTGTGACCTCAGTGCTTCTCGAAACGCTTGCCTTAATCCTTCTGATGGATCTGCTGATGTACTTTTTTCATTATGCAGCTCATCTGCCCTTTGTGTACAAAATGCTCCATGGAAGACATCATGAGCATGTAAGTACCAATTTTCTAAGCCTTTTTGTACTTCACCCTTTTGAAACGATAGGTTTCGGAGTCATGATCCTGGCCCTATTGATCTGCTATGACTTTTCTATAGCGTCCATTAGCCTTTATTTAATGATCAATCTCATCTGGGGAACCATAGGTCATCTCAACAGGGAATTTTTCCCGGCCTCGTTTGATCGGCTTTTTGTAGGAACCACGAGATTTCACAATCAGCATCATGTAACGGAAAATAAAAACTTTGGCTTTTATACTTCTATCTGGGACAGGATTTTTGGAACGTATCTTTAG
- a CDS encoding DUF6443 domain-containing protein → MKKLIIPIGLLLIAHSAHAQLTQGENYIQSKTYLDYNGTTPTKTSETVQYLDGLGRPKQVVNVKASPKGRDVVNHIEYDGFGRQVLDFLPVPQAGTMNGGIVPSSLANANQPDIYGSEKIYAEKVFENSPLDRVLEQKQVGNAWNTKPVKFSYNAVTVADRVKKFTTVTTWENGATQSVLGENWLYTDGQLYKNSVKDEDGNETVEFKNGQGQLILARKVIAADEYADTYYVYNEYNQLAFVIPPLASIRGDIATNTLKHDELCYQYHYDGRNRLVEKKLPGKGWESMVYDKQDRLVATQDAELRKKGQWMYTKYDQFSRVIMTGISQAMGSSQVVGISRLEEQNYADTKGSNNEIRLPSVSVNYSGMDVYYSVSSGYPQYDKVYNFLSLTYYNTYPAGSPAVPSQILGTDVLQENAQNSTISTKGMLTASYVKNTDASDYGWTRNYTWYDIKGRAIGTHSVNHLGGYTKTESKLDFSGTPQTVVTKHKRLDTETERVITENFTYDHQNRLLVHKHKIDSNPEEILAQNTYNELSQLESKKVGGITLGSALQTVDYKYNIRGWMTQINDPANLGTDLFGYKIKYNQVEGLENPNIDYMDLKVKPKYNGNIAEIDWKTSTAPNDNLRRYGYVYDNLNRLTAGFYQQNNNPSAKEYFEKINYDLNGNISRLQRSAGLLTGSTIALLIDNLKYDYTGNRLTKVTEEQIGNNSGYPYFANHNNITYDDNGNMISHKDKGITDIQYNFLNLANKFSYSYGNYSYKYRADGVKIEKESYFIIPNETYRVHYIDTFQYSDYNDNKTFGLDFIPTSEGYFSFRNNQYIYNYTDHLGNVRLSYNLNKETSHLNITEENNYYPFGLKHEGYNNLTGGLVPYQYKYNGKELQETGMYDYGARMYMPDLGRWSVVDPLAEKMTRHSPYNYAFNNPIRFIDPDGRMAIENDDEFRVDPSGKITQVEKAGEDVIVMVDKKGNETGVRVNIGENAELAQGNGRTQALVVNDQEKGHEAFKAIADHSKVEYAKIEYTDASANEKTMLFTNGERNEVQASDVGKALENAGNVVTTIDHSHKFGLPTPSSYNRSSQLVETSKVGDAAGATNYPVNSQGQPINRHVYVPNSGGTAYKYDNVKYEKVENY, encoded by the coding sequence ATGAAAAAACTCATCATCCCCATCGGACTGCTGCTGATAGCTCATTCAGCTCATGCCCAGCTTACCCAGGGAGAAAACTATATTCAGTCCAAAACTTACCTGGACTACAATGGAACAACGCCTACCAAAACCTCAGAAACCGTTCAGTACTTAGATGGATTAGGCAGACCCAAACAGGTTGTTAATGTGAAAGCCTCCCCCAAAGGAAGAGATGTCGTTAATCACATAGAATATGATGGATTCGGAAGACAGGTATTAGATTTTTTACCTGTTCCACAGGCAGGAACCATGAACGGAGGAATTGTACCTTCTTCACTGGCTAATGCCAATCAACCCGATATTTATGGCTCTGAGAAAATCTATGCAGAAAAAGTATTCGAAAACTCGCCTTTAGACAGAGTTTTAGAGCAGAAACAAGTGGGAAATGCATGGAACACTAAACCCGTCAAATTTAGCTACAATGCTGTTACCGTAGCAGACCGAGTTAAAAAGTTCACCACTGTGACCACCTGGGAAAACGGTGCCACCCAATCTGTTTTGGGTGAAAACTGGCTGTATACTGACGGGCAGCTTTATAAAAATTCTGTGAAAGATGAAGACGGTAATGAAACGGTAGAATTCAAAAATGGTCAGGGACAGCTTATCCTGGCCAGGAAAGTAATTGCTGCTGATGAATATGCAGATACTTATTATGTGTATAATGAATATAATCAGCTGGCGTTTGTTATTCCGCCATTAGCCAGTATCCGCGGTGATATTGCCACCAATACCTTAAAGCATGATGAACTGTGCTACCAATACCACTATGACGGCAGAAACCGCTTGGTAGAAAAGAAACTTCCGGGTAAAGGCTGGGAATCTATGGTGTATGACAAGCAGGACAGGCTGGTAGCAACCCAGGATGCCGAGCTGCGAAAAAAAGGCCAATGGATGTACACTAAATATGATCAGTTTTCAAGAGTGATCATGACCGGAATATCTCAGGCTATGGGAAGCTCTCAGGTGGTGGGAATCTCCCGGTTAGAAGAACAGAATTATGCAGACACCAAGGGCAGCAATAATGAGATCCGGCTACCTTCTGTTTCTGTGAACTACAGCGGAATGGACGTTTATTATTCTGTCAGCTCCGGTTATCCTCAATATGATAAAGTATATAATTTTCTGAGTCTTACTTATTATAATACCTATCCGGCGGGATCACCGGCCGTTCCATCCCAGATCCTGGGAACTGATGTTTTACAGGAAAATGCTCAAAATTCTACGATAAGTACAAAAGGGATGCTTACTGCCAGTTATGTAAAAAATACCGACGCCAGTGATTATGGATGGACCAGAAACTACACGTGGTATGATATCAAAGGTCGTGCGATAGGAACCCATTCCGTTAATCATTTGGGAGGTTATACCAAGACAGAATCTAAACTGGATTTTTCAGGAACTCCACAAACTGTTGTTACCAAACATAAAAGGCTGGATACAGAAACGGAAAGAGTAATTACTGAAAACTTTACTTATGATCATCAAAACAGGCTTCTTGTCCATAAACATAAAATAGACAGCAATCCTGAGGAAATTCTGGCTCAAAATACCTACAATGAACTTTCCCAGCTAGAATCCAAGAAAGTAGGTGGAATAACATTAGGGTCTGCACTTCAGACCGTAGATTACAAATACAATATCAGAGGCTGGATGACTCAGATTAATGATCCCGCTAATTTAGGAACAGATCTTTTCGGATATAAGATTAAGTATAATCAAGTAGAAGGATTGGAAAACCCCAACATTGATTATATGGATTTAAAAGTAAAACCGAAATACAATGGTAATATTGCAGAAATAGATTGGAAGACCTCAACTGCACCTAATGATAATCTTAGAAGGTATGGATATGTCTATGATAATTTAAACCGATTAACTGCAGGTTTTTATCAGCAGAATAATAACCCTTCTGCAAAGGAATACTTTGAGAAAATAAATTACGATCTTAATGGAAATATTTCAAGATTGCAAAGATCTGCCGGTTTATTGACAGGCAGTACTATTGCGCTCTTAATAGATAATCTCAAATATGATTATACTGGAAACAGGCTTACAAAAGTTACCGAAGAACAGATAGGAAACAACAGTGGGTATCCGTATTTTGCGAATCATAATAACATAACTTATGATGATAATGGAAATATGATCTCTCACAAGGATAAGGGAATTACTGATATACAGTATAACTTTCTGAATTTAGCTAACAAATTTAGTTACTCTTATGGTAATTATTCCTATAAATATAGAGCTGATGGAGTTAAGATAGAAAAAGAATCATATTTTATAATTCCGAACGAAACATACCGGGTTCATTATATTGATACATTTCAATATTCTGATTACAATGATAATAAAACTTTTGGTCTTGATTTTATTCCGACCTCAGAAGGTTATTTTAGTTTTAGAAATAATCAGTATATTTACAATTATACAGATCATTTAGGAAATGTAAGACTAAGCTATAATTTAAATAAGGAAACATCCCATTTAAATATTACGGAAGAAAATAATTATTATCCTTTTGGTTTAAAGCATGAAGGATATAACAATCTTACCGGAGGGCTTGTGCCATACCAATATAAGTACAACGGCAAAGAATTGCAGGAGACAGGAATGTATGATTATGGCGCAAGAATGTACATGCCGGATCTGGGAAGATGGAGTGTGGTGGATCCGCTGGCGGAGAAGATGACAAGACATAGCCCATATAATTATGCTTTTAATAATCCGATACGTTTTATTGATCCGGATGGTAGAATGGCTATAGAAAATGATGATGAGTTTAGAGTTGATCCAAGCGGTAAAATTACACAAGTTGAAAAAGCGGGAGAAGATGTCATCGTAATGGTGGATAAAAAAGGTAATGAAACAGGAGTAAGAGTAAATATTGGAGAAAACGCAGAATTAGCACAAGGTAATGGAAGAACACAAGCTCTAGTTGTTAACGATCAAGAAAAAGGGCACGAAGCATTCAAAGCTATAGCAGATCATTCTAAGGTTGAATATGCTAAGATAGAATATACTGATGCATCAGCAAATGAAAAGACAATGCTTTTTACAAACGGCGAAAGAAATGAAGTGCAGGCTTCTGATGTAGGAAAAGCTCTTGAAAATGCAGGTAATGTAGTAACTACTATTGATCATTCTCATAAGTTTGGACTACCAACACCATCTTCATATAACAGAAGTAGTCAGTTAGTTGAAACCTCTAAGGTAGGAGATGCAGCAGGTGCTACAAATTATCCTGTAAATTCACAAGGGCAGCCTATTAATAGACACGTATATGTTCCAAATTCAGGAGGAACGGCGTATAAATATGATAATGTCAAATATGAAAAAGTTGAAAATTACTAG
- a CDS encoding S41 family peptidase, with translation MKKYFNFSLLLAAVFIFILSCNRNDDEVPRFPDGSRESVNLWVQDSMKRYYYWADQMPAKPDYHLPVKDFFKSLLSSQDRFSFAVDTQDPSSYPRSVRNMYGFDYAVIQLANGSVVTTVKLVMKNSPAFNSGLERGMMITKINGKAITAANAEALTSSIKDQTVIELTVGKWENDHIAQEKNITVYYGYSFEQPLESKIFEKNGKKTGYLYIYDFPDGMTQALNQKFADFKAAGIQDLIIDIRYNYGGSVASAAALCSLIPSGISSASPFIIYKGNKNGGEVKRTFAEQIQYDPAALDFNTLRANALGLNKVYILTSNSTASASEIVINNLKPYMQVLQVGDATLGKDMAGFMVEDKRKPKKISWQLHPVIYKVFNANGEGAYSTGISPQIAVSEYASLPLLPLGDSEETLISSALNKIYLKSKGDNALDKKVKILFQSDTPSAAIGK, from the coding sequence ATGAAGAAATATTTTAATTTTTCGCTGCTGCTTGCTGCTGTTTTTATTTTCATCTTGTCATGCAACCGTAATGATGATGAGGTGCCGCGTTTCCCGGATGGCAGCAGGGAATCTGTAAACCTGTGGGTACAGGACAGCATGAAAAGGTATTACTACTGGGCGGACCAGATGCCTGCCAAACCGGATTACCATCTGCCGGTGAAGGATTTCTTTAAAAGCCTTTTATCTTCCCAGGACAGGTTTTCATTTGCCGTAGACACCCAGGACCCTTCTTCTTACCCACGTTCGGTGCGGAATATGTACGGTTTTGATTATGCCGTGATCCAGCTGGCCAACGGAAGTGTTGTAACCACCGTTAAACTGGTCATGAAAAACTCTCCTGCCTTTAATTCAGGGCTGGAAAGAGGAATGATGATTACAAAGATTAATGGTAAAGCAATCACCGCAGCGAATGCAGAAGCCCTGACCTCTTCAATCAAAGATCAGACGGTTATAGAATTAACCGTTGGGAAATGGGAAAATGACCATATTGCACAGGAGAAAAACATCACGGTGTATTACGGATATTCTTTTGAACAGCCCCTGGAATCCAAAATATTTGAAAAGAACGGGAAAAAGACAGGATATCTTTACATCTACGATTTCCCGGACGGCATGACGCAGGCCCTGAATCAGAAATTTGCAGACTTCAAAGCAGCCGGAATTCAGGATCTCATTATTGATATCCGCTACAATTATGGTGGCTCAGTGGCTTCAGCTGCGGCATTGTGTTCACTGATCCCTTCCGGAATTTCCTCAGCTTCACCATTTATTATTTACAAAGGCAATAAAAACGGAGGTGAGGTTAAACGGACCTTTGCGGAACAGATTCAATATGATCCGGCAGCTCTTGATTTCAATACGCTTCGTGCGAATGCCCTGGGCTTGAATAAAGTTTACATCCTGACCTCGAACAGTACGGCATCCGCATCGGAAATAGTGATCAATAATCTTAAACCGTATATGCAGGTCCTCCAGGTTGGAGATGCTACTCTTGGTAAAGATATGGCCGGGTTCATGGTGGAAGACAAGAGAAAGCCCAAAAAGATTTCATGGCAGCTTCATCCGGTTATTTATAAGGTATTCAATGCCAATGGGGAAGGGGCATACAGTACGGGGATTTCCCCGCAGATTGCCGTCAGTGAATATGCTTCGCTGCCGTTGCTTCCTTTGGGAGATTCAGAAGAAACCCTGATTTCATCTGCCCTGAACAAAATTTATTTAAAATCAAAAGGTGATAATGCTTTGGACAAAAAGGTTAAGATTTTATTTCAGAGTGATACGCCTTCTGCAGCCATCGGAAAGTGA
- a CDS encoding phytase, with translation MKKLPLIITAAVLPFVVSCTAQHLGKTLKPTVITETVMHDTDDPAIWIHPEDASKSIVIGTDKDTDGGLYAFDLSGKIVNKVTGLKRPNNVDLEYGFMLNGKKTDIAAITERETNMVKLYSLPDLKEVGSFSVFDGETERGPMGISMYRNPGSGEIHAIVGRKSGPADGYLWQYKLSEKDGKITGEVVRKFGKYSGLKEIESIAVDDEAGYIYYSDEQFGVHQYYADPAKGNEELLVFGKDDFKSDVEGISIYPTSSQTGYILVSNQQKDTFNVYLRENPAKGKIAEIPVSTSESDGSEVTNVNLGPQFPNGVFAAMSNGRVFHFYDWRVIEERIKDQMNAVKGK, from the coding sequence ATGAAAAAATTACCATTGATTATAACCGCTGCAGTGCTTCCTTTTGTGGTAAGCTGCACGGCACAACACTTAGGAAAAACATTAAAGCCAACCGTCATTACTGAAACAGTGATGCATGACACTGATGATCCTGCGATCTGGATCCATCCTGAAGATGCTTCAAAAAGCATCGTTATCGGGACTGACAAAGACACGGACGGAGGTCTGTACGCCTTCGACCTGAGTGGAAAGATCGTCAACAAAGTTACAGGACTGAAACGCCCCAACAATGTAGACCTGGAGTACGGCTTTATGCTGAACGGAAAGAAAACGGACATTGCAGCCATTACGGAAAGGGAAACGAATATGGTAAAGCTTTACAGCCTTCCAGACCTGAAAGAAGTGGGTTCATTTTCTGTATTCGACGGTGAAACGGAACGCGGCCCGATGGGAATTTCCATGTATAGAAATCCTGGAAGCGGGGAAATTCATGCCATCGTGGGAAGGAAATCCGGCCCGGCTGACGGTTATCTGTGGCAGTATAAGCTTTCTGAGAAAGATGGAAAAATCACCGGTGAAGTTGTTCGTAAGTTCGGAAAATACAGCGGTCTGAAAGAGATTGAAAGTATTGCAGTAGATGATGAAGCGGGTTATATTTATTATTCTGATGAGCAGTTCGGGGTGCATCAGTATTATGCAGATCCGGCGAAAGGAAATGAGGAGCTTCTGGTTTTCGGTAAAGATGATTTTAAATCTGATGTGGAAGGAATTTCTATCTATCCTACTTCATCGCAGACCGGCTATATTCTGGTTTCAAACCAGCAAAAAGATACGTTTAATGTATACCTCAGAGAAAATCCTGCGAAAGGAAAAATTGCAGAGATACCGGTTTCTACCAGTGAAAGCGACGGCTCGGAGGTAACGAATGTGAATCTGGGACCTCAGTTTCCAAATGGTGTATTTGCCGCAATGAGCAATGGAAGGGTTTTCCATTTTTATGACTGGAGAGTGATTGAGGAAAGAATAAAAGATCAGATGAATGCTGTGAAAGGAAAATAG
- a CDS encoding T9SS-dependent choice-of-anchor J family protein, which translates to MKKLFLLSVVLLSQAAAAQALVWSNSFETSADLQGWTFHDLNNNGNGWVQGQNIYFNGTNALTYGTAGVLRYSVSLVPTGNAAGFASENDWIISPPIDLQGASGTISLAAYIGRQRTTHFNIGRDLFIYVSTPSKPVPTLADFQAMTVDSGGNDIPSPYSVIAGTVANPFPNDLTQFNESIVDLSAFAGKKIYIGMWSNRKPSGNNLQNINIDEMAIYASTFLGTKDTKKKENLTKIGENPVKEFLQLQLNPEFKANATTITIYNMAGQKVLSAPYSRSVNVAALQAGMYMAEVSDEKTTEKLKFIKK; encoded by the coding sequence ATGAAAAAATTATTTTTATTATCTGTTGTATTGCTTTCACAGGCTGCTGCAGCCCAGGCTTTGGTATGGAGCAATTCTTTTGAGACATCTGCCGATCTTCAGGGATGGACTTTCCATGACCTGAATAATAACGGAAACGGTTGGGTTCAGGGGCAAAACATCTATTTTAACGGAACAAATGCCCTTACTTATGGTACTGCAGGAGTTCTGAGATATTCAGTAAGCCTTGTTCCAACAGGGAATGCCGCCGGTTTTGCCAGTGAAAACGACTGGATTATTTCTCCGCCGATTGATCTGCAGGGAGCATCCGGTACCATCAGCTTAGCAGCGTATATCGGAAGACAGAGAACTACTCATTTCAACATCGGGCGTGATTTGTTTATTTATGTAAGCACCCCTTCGAAGCCGGTCCCTACATTGGCTGATTTTCAGGCTATGACTGTAGATTCTGGCGGAAATGACATTCCAAGCCCTTACAGCGTCATTGCCGGAACTGTAGCTAACCCTTTTCCTAATGACCTGACTCAGTTTAACGAAAGTATTGTTGACCTTTCAGCTTTTGCGGGTAAAAAGATCTATATCGGAATGTGGTCTAACAGAAAACCAAGCGGTAATAACCTTCAGAATATCAATATTGATGAAATGGCTATTTACGCTTCCACTTTCCTGGGAACTAAAGACACTAAGAAGAAAGAAAATTTAACGAAAATAGGAGAAAATCCGGTAAAGGAATTCCTTCAGCTGCAATTAAATCCAGAATTTAAAGCTAATGCCACTACGATCACCATTTATAATATGGCCGGGCAGAAAGTCCTTTCAGCTCCGTACAGCAGATCTGTTAATGTAGCAGCATTGCAGGCTGGAATGTATATGGCTGAGGTTTCTGATGAAAAAACTACGGAAAAACTGAAGTTTATTAAAAAATAA